Proteins encoded in a region of the Thiohalorhabdus denitrificans genome:
- the pilO gene encoding type IV pilus inner membrane component PilO encodes MDVQDLNLDAALNAPDWVKAVALLVLTALIGGSFWWFVYLPHQKEVAEMEQRVQSLTAQYQKKKRQVANLPVLREQYEKLEKRMEGALEQLPDRTEVADLLDAVNDVGKAEGLDFKLFRPADEVPKGSYAVLPVELEVRGTFDAMGRFLAATASLPRIVNVGDMQLSGAKGGELTLKGRARTYRFLGEDEQSKGKKK; translated from the coding sequence ATGGACGTCCAGGACCTGAATCTCGATGCCGCCCTGAACGCCCCCGATTGGGTCAAGGCGGTGGCCCTGCTGGTGCTGACCGCCCTGATCGGGGGCTCCTTCTGGTGGTTCGTGTACCTCCCTCACCAGAAGGAAGTGGCGGAGATGGAGCAGCGGGTGCAGAGCCTCACCGCTCAGTACCAGAAAAAGAAGCGCCAGGTGGCCAACCTCCCGGTCCTGCGTGAGCAGTACGAGAAGCTGGAGAAGCGGATGGAGGGCGCCCTTGAGCAGCTTCCCGACCGCACGGAGGTGGCCGACCTGCTGGATGCGGTGAATGACGTGGGCAAGGCGGAGGGGCTGGACTTCAAGCTGTTCCGACCTGCGGACGAGGTCCCCAAGGGGTCCTACGCCGTCCTTCCCGTGGAGCTGGAGGTGCGCGGCACCTTTGACGCCATGGGGCGGTTCCTAGCGGCCACCGCCTCCCTCCCCCGGATCGTGAACGTCGGGGACATGCAGCTGAGCGGGGCCAAGGGGGGGGAGCTTACCCTGAAGGGCCGGGCCCGGACCTACCGGTTCCTGGGCGAGGACGAGCAGTCGAAGGGTAAGAAGAAGTGA
- the pilQ gene encoding type IV pilus secretin PilQ, with the protein MAGRISWLTAAFLVFLAQALVSTAAMAEVQVSKVELFEEGEETGLLLTGDGPLTYRLLSQEEPPRVLVQLPDAAIEESALPETASEGLVEELTLHTSEGQPPRLELRLSRVAEASATREGAALAITLAPAKRTNPASAEMEREPEPEPQPLQARPEPEKDAGPLTLEDFDLKEGAQGASLTLKTSREPRQFQSFQLDDPRRLVVDLQDAKLGVSKNRHPQNHPLIERVRFGQGSDHARTVLDLKGQVTHNLEPAPEGLRVSLRRPSRSQDGREVTDVDFTVGPEPDVGRVELSLDSTGAEAQVQLEEGRVVMDLPKTRLPEELEKRLQVTDFGTVVESVDLYQREDAVRVVASGKGPLEPTTYQLDDKLVLNVGKRVSQEAKKGPEATGEPYQGEKLSLNFQNIEVRQALNILADFADLNMVASDSVGGQLTLRLNDVPWDQALDIILDSQGLGMDRRGNVIRVAPQAELQQQAQQELEAEQKRRELVPLRTEILQINYAKASEVKALLESQGEGEGGMLSRRGSISVDERTNSLLVRETPEQLRAVRQMVEKLDRPTRQVMIEARIVKVNTSFERQMGVRWGGFHTDTTGFEFPNRLDFSGSLSGAQNAEPDLAVDLPAAGVGGGAAGSLGMRLGHIANNTTLDLELSAIEAEGNGKIISSPRVVTSNQQEATIKQGTEIPYQEATSSGATNISFQEAVLSLGVTPQITPDGSLILDVEASNDSVAQNTAAGPAIDTEEVETQVLVDDGETLVIGGIYAKAEREDETGVPFLRKIPLIGALFRSRTTTTQKDELLIFLTPRIVEDKATGGRQVKQDQS; encoded by the coding sequence GTGGCTGGGCGGATTTCTTGGTTAACCGCCGCGTTTCTGGTGTTCCTGGCGCAGGCCCTGGTCTCCACGGCTGCCATGGCCGAGGTGCAGGTGAGCAAGGTGGAGCTGTTTGAGGAAGGGGAAGAGACCGGCCTGCTCCTCACCGGAGACGGTCCCCTTACCTACCGCCTCCTCTCCCAGGAGGAGCCTCCCCGGGTGCTGGTCCAGCTCCCGGACGCCGCCATCGAGGAATCGGCCCTTCCCGAAACCGCCTCCGAGGGGCTGGTGGAAGAGCTTACGCTCCACACCTCGGAGGGGCAGCCGCCGCGTCTGGAGCTTCGGCTAAGCCGGGTGGCGGAGGCCTCGGCCACCCGGGAAGGGGCCGCCTTGGCCATCACCTTGGCCCCCGCCAAGCGGACGAACCCGGCTTCCGCTGAGATGGAACGGGAGCCCGAACCGGAGCCCCAGCCGTTGCAAGCGCGTCCGGAGCCCGAAAAGGATGCGGGGCCGCTGACGCTTGAGGACTTCGATCTGAAGGAGGGGGCGCAAGGGGCCTCCCTGACCCTGAAGACCAGCCGGGAACCGCGGCAGTTTCAGTCCTTCCAGCTGGACGACCCCCGGCGGCTGGTGGTGGACCTCCAGGACGCCAAACTGGGCGTTTCGAAGAACCGTCATCCCCAGAACCACCCCCTTATCGAACGGGTACGTTTCGGCCAGGGCAGCGACCACGCCCGGACCGTCCTGGACCTGAAGGGCCAGGTGACCCACAACCTGGAGCCCGCCCCCGAGGGCTTGCGGGTGTCCCTGCGCCGGCCGAGCAGGAGCCAGGACGGCCGGGAGGTGACAGATGTGGACTTCACCGTGGGCCCCGAGCCGGATGTGGGCCGGGTGGAGCTGTCGCTGGACAGTACCGGGGCGGAGGCCCAGGTGCAGCTGGAGGAAGGCCGGGTGGTGATGGACCTGCCCAAGACCCGCCTGCCCGAGGAGCTGGAGAAGCGCCTGCAGGTCACCGATTTCGGTACCGTGGTGGAGAGTGTGGATCTCTACCAGCGAGAGGACGCCGTCCGGGTGGTCGCCTCCGGCAAGGGCCCCCTGGAGCCCACCACCTACCAGCTGGACGACAAGCTGGTGCTGAACGTCGGCAAGCGGGTGTCGCAGGAGGCCAAGAAGGGTCCGGAGGCCACTGGTGAGCCCTACCAGGGCGAGAAGCTCAGCCTCAACTTCCAGAACATCGAGGTGCGCCAGGCCCTCAACATCCTGGCCGACTTCGCCGACCTCAACATGGTGGCCAGCGATAGCGTGGGCGGCCAGCTCACCCTGCGGCTCAACGACGTGCCCTGGGACCAGGCCCTGGACATCATCCTCGATAGCCAGGGCCTGGGCATGGACCGCCGGGGCAACGTGATCCGCGTGGCCCCGCAGGCGGAGCTCCAGCAGCAGGCCCAGCAGGAGCTGGAGGCCGAGCAGAAGCGCCGGGAGCTGGTGCCGCTACGGACCGAGATCCTCCAGATCAACTACGCCAAGGCCTCCGAGGTGAAGGCCCTCCTGGAAAGCCAGGGCGAGGGCGAGGGCGGCATGCTCTCCCGGCGCGGCAGCATCAGCGTGGACGAGCGCACCAACAGCCTCCTGGTGCGGGAAACCCCGGAGCAGCTGCGGGCCGTGCGGCAGATGGTGGAGAAGCTGGACCGACCCACCCGCCAGGTGATGATCGAGGCGCGCATCGTGAAGGTGAACACCTCCTTCGAGCGGCAGATGGGGGTGCGCTGGGGCGGCTTCCACACCGACACCACGGGCTTCGAGTTCCCCAATCGTCTGGACTTCTCCGGCTCCCTGAGCGGGGCCCAGAACGCCGAGCCGGACCTGGCCGTGGATCTCCCCGCCGCCGGCGTGGGCGGCGGCGCCGCCGGCAGCCTGGGGATGCGCCTGGGCCACATCGCCAACAACACCACCCTCGACCTGGAGCTGTCGGCCATCGAGGCGGAGGGCAACGGCAAGATCATCTCCAGCCCCCGGGTGGTGACCTCCAACCAGCAGGAGGCCACCATCAAGCAGGGCACGGAGATCCCCTACCAGGAGGCCACCTCCTCCGGAGCCACCAACATCAGCTTCCAGGAGGCGGTGCTGAGTCTGGGGGTCACGCCGCAGATCACCCCCGACGGCAGCCTCATTCTGGACGTGGAGGCCAGCAACGATAGCGTGGCCCAGAACACCGCCGCCGGCCCCGCCATCGACACCGAGGAGGTGGAGACCCAGGTGCTAGTGGACGACGGCGAGACCCTGGTGATCGGCGGCATCTACGCCAAGGCGGAGCGGGAGGACGAGACCGGAGTGCCCTTCCTGCGGAAGATCCCGCTGATCGGGGCCCTGTTCCGCAGCCGCACCACCACAACCCAGAAGGACGAGCTGCTCATCTTCCTGACCCCGCGCATCGTCGAGGACAAGGCCACCGGGGGACGGCAGGTGAAACAGGACCAGAGCTGA
- a CDS encoding PilN domain-containing protein, with protein sequence MIRINLLPYREQRRKLQLMRDGLGAGIFLVIVLGLLAATYFHLQKVESQHKARVEYMQAALADIRDKLDEVDQLKEQRRELMSKLKQIRKLQKGRDLSVRLFENLGGAVPKEVSLSSVQQTEKGLQLEGTARTNNDISSFMRRLEASALFTDPDLEVITGGNRDGGSVKSFKMGVKLVEPGDGETDGKKG encoded by the coding sequence GTGATCCGCATCAACCTTCTCCCCTACCGCGAACAGCGCCGCAAGCTCCAGCTGATGCGGGACGGCTTGGGCGCCGGGATCTTTCTGGTGATCGTGCTGGGCCTTTTGGCGGCCACCTACTTCCACCTGCAGAAAGTGGAGAGCCAGCATAAGGCCCGGGTGGAGTACATGCAGGCGGCCCTGGCCGATATCCGGGACAAGCTGGACGAGGTGGACCAGCTGAAGGAGCAGCGCCGGGAGCTGATGAGTAAGCTGAAGCAAATCCGCAAGCTCCAGAAGGGTCGGGACCTGTCCGTGCGCCTGTTCGAGAACCTGGGTGGGGCGGTGCCCAAGGAGGTTTCCTTGAGCTCCGTTCAACAGACGGAAAAAGGCCTGCAGCTGGAAGGGACCGCGCGCACCAACAACGACATCTCCAGCTTCATGCGGCGCCTGGAGGCCTCCGCGTTGTTCACCGATCCCGACCTGGAGGTGATCACCGGCGGCAACCGGGACGGGGGATCCGTCAAAAGCTTCAAGATGGGGGTGAAGCTGGTGGAGCCCGGCGACGGCGAAACCGACGGGAAGAAGGGGTAA
- a CDS encoding YdcH family protein, with product MATEVDYLDEELARQNGHFQNLLERHRSLDDRIDELEDGRGHVDDLELSRLKRERLYVKQQLEFMRSRLRAQAQ from the coding sequence ATGGCGACCGAGGTGGACTACCTGGACGAGGAGCTGGCCCGGCAGAACGGGCACTTCCAGAACCTGCTGGAACGCCACCGCAGCCTCGATGACCGGATCGACGAGCTCGAGGACGGGCGCGGGCACGTGGACGACCTGGAGCTGAGCCGACTCAAGCGCGAGCGGCTGTACGTGAAGCAGCAGCTGGAGTTCATGCGAAGTAGGCTGCGGGCACAGGCCCAATAG
- a CDS encoding CBS domain-containing protein, with the protein MLARDVMSTDFFILTPDALVHQALEPVWENRRRELPVVEEGRFLGVLTMRELIRQALPSYIRNDRHFANLTFAPDLHQVTDRLQELGQRTVREVMSREVRKVGPDTALLAVATALIRDEDKEARNVWVVDDGHKLVGQISEWEVMRHIFGRLDFSS; encoded by the coding sequence ATGCTGGCGCGCGACGTTATGAGCACCGATTTCTTCATCCTGACTCCGGACGCACTCGTCCACCAGGCGCTGGAGCCGGTCTGGGAGAACCGCCGGCGGGAGCTGCCGGTGGTGGAGGAGGGGCGCTTTCTCGGGGTGCTGACCATGCGCGAGCTGATCCGTCAGGCGCTGCCCTCCTACATCCGCAACGACCGGCATTTCGCCAATCTCACCTTTGCCCCGGACCTCCACCAGGTCACCGACCGTCTCCAGGAGTTGGGCCAACGGACGGTGCGCGAGGTCATGAGCCGGGAGGTGCGCAAGGTGGGCCCCGACACGGCCCTCCTCGCCGTGGCTACGGCCCTCATCCGGGACGAGGACAAGGAGGCCCGCAATGTCTGGGTGGTGGACGACGGCCACAAGCTGGTGGGGCAAATCTCCGAATGGGAGGTGATGCGCCACATCTTCGGGAGGCTGGATTTCAGCAGCTAG
- a CDS encoding penicillin-binding protein 1A → MIASGVFLLIGAVSGFGGYLWLSSQLPPITKLTNYEPQTPMRVFARDGQLIGEFGSQRRLPLPPEAIPEQLKDAFLAAEDSSFFDHPGIDVPGIIRALIADIKAGAPVQGASTITQQVARTFLLTRERKIMRKLKEMLLAFRIEERLTKAEILHLYLNQIYLGNGAYGVEAAAQNYYGKSVHELTLAERAMIGGLPKAPSGYNPVNNPERARERRDYVLRRLRDTGKASPKAVEKALATPVHARSHSPVTNPMPQVAEEVRRRMVERVGKERAYTEGFRVFTTVDPDMQHQARKAVQKGLLDYTYRHGYRGPEDHWDLEELVRDTALPGPTTESGGGTGFTFDRPGAGVGIRQALLERLAKLRPIGPLQTGVVLYLGTGEGEEDTAAEEDPPRSARVLLADGREITLSWDGIRWARPYKSPTERGPEPETAAEVLSPGDVIRLEKRPNGPWFLSQVPKVQGAFVAMDPPSGQIRAMIGGFDEWRSHYNRATQARRQPGSSFKPFLYAAGLSKGMTPATLINDAPIVFEDEALETRWRPENYSQKFYGPTRLRQGLEHSRNLVTIRLMRNIGTDYALDFASRFGFDRDVLPRNLSLSLGSASVAPMDVVRGYAVFANGGLQVDPILIERIEDRHGQPVTRNLARSGCIQCHRAGSPGELDPEAQTENPEMRFHPSIRPERVLSPQVNYQMVSMLRGVVERGTGWRAKRLGLPLAGKTGTSNAQRDAWFLGFSSELVGGAYVGFDKPKTLGSHETGSRAAAPIWVDFMRQTLKGREVREFEQPEGVVNVRIDAETGKLAAPWSEETLFEYFRKGNAPTETTPRPASVASDGGSGEEENDRGGGSGERRDSGSSEMMDDLF, encoded by the coding sequence TTGATCGCTTCAGGGGTTTTTCTCCTCATCGGGGCGGTTAGCGGGTTTGGGGGGTATCTCTGGCTGAGCTCCCAGCTCCCGCCCATCACCAAGCTGACCAACTACGAGCCCCAGACCCCCATGCGGGTCTTCGCCCGGGACGGGCAGCTCATCGGCGAGTTCGGCAGCCAGCGGCGCCTGCCCCTGCCGCCCGAGGCCATCCCCGAACAGCTCAAGGACGCCTTCCTCGCGGCGGAGGACTCCAGCTTCTTCGACCACCCCGGCATCGACGTGCCGGGGATCATTCGTGCGCTGATCGCGGACATCAAGGCGGGCGCGCCGGTGCAGGGGGCCTCCACCATCACCCAGCAGGTGGCCCGGACTTTCCTGCTGACCCGCGAACGCAAGATCATGCGGAAGCTCAAGGAGATGCTGCTCGCCTTCCGCATCGAGGAGCGCCTCACCAAGGCCGAGATCCTGCACCTCTACCTGAACCAGATCTACCTGGGCAACGGGGCCTACGGGGTGGAGGCCGCCGCCCAGAACTACTACGGGAAATCCGTCCACGAGCTGACCCTGGCCGAACGGGCCATGATCGGCGGGCTGCCCAAGGCCCCCTCCGGCTACAACCCCGTCAACAATCCGGAGCGGGCCCGCGAGCGCCGGGACTACGTACTACGGCGCCTGCGGGATACCGGCAAGGCCAGCCCGAAGGCCGTGGAGAAGGCCCTGGCCACTCCCGTCCATGCCCGGAGCCATAGCCCGGTAACCAACCCCATGCCCCAGGTGGCAGAGGAGGTGCGCCGGCGAATGGTGGAGCGTGTCGGCAAGGAACGGGCCTATACGGAAGGGTTCCGGGTCTTCACCACGGTGGACCCGGACATGCAACACCAGGCGCGCAAGGCCGTTCAGAAGGGCCTCTTGGACTACACCTACCGCCACGGCTACCGGGGCCCCGAGGACCACTGGGACCTTGAGGAGCTGGTCCGGGATACGGCGCTCCCCGGTCCCACCACTGAGAGCGGTGGTGGGACCGGGTTCACGTTCGACCGGCCCGGCGCGGGGGTGGGGATCCGCCAGGCGCTGCTCGAGCGCCTGGCCAAGCTCCGGCCCATCGGCCCGCTACAGACCGGGGTGGTCCTGTATCTCGGTACTGGGGAGGGGGAGGAGGATACGGCCGCCGAAGAGGACCCGCCCCGCAGCGCCCGCGTCCTGCTGGCCGATGGCCGCGAGATCACCCTTTCCTGGGACGGCATCCGCTGGGCGCGGCCCTATAAATCGCCCACCGAGCGCGGGCCGGAGCCGGAGACGGCGGCGGAGGTCCTGTCCCCTGGCGACGTGATCCGCCTGGAGAAGCGCCCCAACGGGCCGTGGTTCCTGAGCCAGGTCCCCAAGGTGCAAGGGGCCTTCGTGGCCATGGATCCCCCTTCCGGGCAGATCCGAGCCATGATCGGTGGCTTCGATGAATGGCGGTCCCATTACAATCGGGCCACCCAGGCGCGCCGGCAGCCCGGCTCGTCCTTCAAGCCCTTCCTGTACGCCGCGGGCCTGTCCAAGGGCATGACCCCGGCCACCCTCATCAACGACGCGCCCATCGTCTTCGAGGACGAGGCCCTGGAGACCCGCTGGCGGCCGGAGAACTACTCGCAGAAATTCTACGGCCCCACGCGCCTGCGCCAGGGCCTGGAGCACTCCCGCAACCTGGTGACCATCCGCCTGATGCGCAACATCGGGACCGATTACGCCCTGGACTTCGCCTCCCGGTTCGGGTTCGACCGGGACGTCCTGCCGCGGAACCTGTCCCTGTCCCTGGGCTCGGCCTCGGTTGCGCCGATGGACGTGGTGCGCGGCTACGCGGTTTTCGCCAACGGCGGCCTGCAGGTGGACCCCATCCTCATCGAGCGGATCGAGGATCGCCACGGGCAACCGGTCACCCGGAACCTCGCCCGCTCGGGCTGCATCCAGTGCCATCGCGCCGGCAGCCCCGGGGAGCTGGACCCCGAGGCCCAGACCGAAAACCCGGAGATGCGGTTCCACCCCTCCATCCGGCCCGAGCGGGTCCTCTCCCCGCAGGTGAACTACCAGATGGTGAGCATGCTGCGCGGCGTGGTGGAGCGGGGCACCGGATGGCGCGCCAAGCGCCTGGGGCTACCCCTGGCCGGCAAGACGGGCACCAGCAACGCCCAGCGGGACGCCTGGTTCCTGGGCTTCTCCAGCGAGCTGGTGGGTGGGGCCTACGTGGGCTTCGACAAGCCCAAGACCCTGGGCAGCCATGAGACCGGCTCCCGGGCGGCGGCGCCCATCTGGGTGGACTTCATGCGCCAGACCCTGAAGGGCCGCGAGGTGCGGGAATTCGAGCAGCCCGAAGGGGTGGTGAACGTGCGCATCGACGCGGAGACCGGCAAGCTGGCCGCTCCCTGGAGCGAGGAGACCCTCTTCGAGTACTTCCGGAAGGGCAACGCGCCCACTGAGACCACGCCCCGGCCCGCCTCCGTGGCTTCCGACGGCGGATCCGGGGAGGAGGAGAACGACCGTGGGGGCGGAAGCGGCGAGCGCCGGGATTCCGGATCCTCGGAGATGATGGACGACCTCTTCTAG
- the aroB gene encoding 3-dehydroquinate synthase has product MKTLTVDLGERSYPIHIGPELLGAGELIAAALPTPRAVIVTNETVGPLYAQRLAEGLEAAGIKVVARTDLPDGEQHKSLATLETVYDRLLESRADRQTAVIALGGGVVGDLAGFAAATYQRGVPFVQVPTTLLAQVDAAVGGKTAVNHPRGKNMIGAFYQPRVVVADMDTLATLPDRELRAGFAEVVKYGLIRDPAFFAYLEEQAPAILGRDPGALTEAVYRSCRNKAEVVAADEREAGQRALLNLGHTFAHAIETGTGYTDWLHGEAVAAGMVMAAETSRRLGFLSENAVTRTRALLERSGLPVAGPAGLSTDRYLEIMGVDKKAAGGRVRYVLLEDIGRAFVTAEVPEATVREAIEACR; this is encoded by the coding sequence ATGAAGACCCTCACCGTCGACCTCGGCGAGCGCAGCTACCCCATTCACATCGGCCCCGAGCTCCTCGGCGCGGGCGAGCTGATCGCGGCGGCCCTGCCGACCCCACGGGCGGTGATCGTCACCAACGAGACGGTGGGGCCCCTGTACGCGCAGCGGCTGGCCGAGGGGCTGGAGGCCGCCGGGATCAAGGTGGTGGCCCGGACGGACCTGCCCGACGGGGAGCAGCACAAGAGCCTGGCGACCCTGGAGACCGTGTACGACCGGCTCCTGGAGAGCCGAGCCGATCGGCAGACGGCTGTTATCGCCCTGGGCGGCGGCGTGGTGGGGGACCTGGCCGGCTTCGCCGCGGCCACCTACCAGCGCGGGGTGCCCTTCGTCCAGGTACCCACCACCCTGCTGGCCCAGGTGGACGCAGCCGTCGGCGGCAAGACGGCGGTGAACCACCCCCGGGGCAAGAACATGATCGGCGCCTTCTACCAGCCGCGGGTGGTGGTGGCCGACATGGATACCTTGGCCACCCTGCCCGACCGGGAGCTGCGCGCCGGGTTTGCCGAGGTGGTCAAATATGGCCTGATCCGGGACCCGGCGTTCTTCGCCTACCTGGAGGAGCAGGCCCCGGCCATTCTGGGGCGGGACCCGGGGGCCCTGACCGAGGCCGTCTACCGCTCGTGCCGCAACAAGGCGGAGGTGGTGGCCGCCGACGAGCGGGAGGCCGGCCAGCGGGCCCTGCTCAACCTGGGGCACACCTTTGCCCACGCCATCGAAACGGGGACGGGTTACACCGATTGGCTCCACGGCGAGGCGGTGGCGGCGGGCATGGTGATGGCCGCCGAGACCTCCCGGCGCCTGGGCTTTCTCTCCGAGAACGCCGTGACCCGCACCCGGGCCCTGCTGGAACGGTCCGGGCTGCCGGTGGCGGGCCCCGCCGGCCTGTCCACCGACCGCTACCTGGAGATCATGGGAGTGGACAAGAAGGCCGCCGGGGGAAGGGTGCGCTATGTCCTCCTCGAGGATATCGGGCGGGCCTTTGTCACCGCGGAGGTTCCCGAGGCCACCGTGCGCGAGGCCATCGAAGCCTGCCGCTGA
- a CDS encoding pilus assembly protein PilP: MVEKPPPPPDEEEAAKPLPDPVEPTDVAFQEPKRSPFEPFHQEREPRERRSQGPQPDTDRQPGPLEDFDLGTLEIVGTMKVPGEGWQAYVRAPDGIVHTVTVGDYMGKQYGEVREIGPDSLTLRELVSRGQGRWEPRKRTVEIESRGG, encoded by the coding sequence ATGGTGGAGAAGCCTCCGCCGCCGCCGGACGAGGAGGAGGCGGCCAAGCCCCTCCCGGACCCCGTGGAGCCCACCGACGTGGCCTTCCAGGAGCCCAAGCGGTCGCCCTTCGAGCCGTTTCACCAGGAACGGGAGCCGCGAGAGCGACGGAGCCAGGGGCCTCAGCCGGATACCGACCGGCAACCGGGCCCGCTGGAGGATTTCGACCTGGGCACCCTGGAGATCGTGGGGACCATGAAGGTTCCCGGCGAGGGTTGGCAGGCCTATGTACGCGCCCCGGACGGCATCGTCCATACGGTGACGGTGGGCGATTACATGGGCAAGCAGTACGGAGAGGTGCGGGAGATCGGCCCGGATAGTCTGACGCTCCGGGAGCTGGTGTCGCGCGGCCAGGGCCGCTGGGAGCCGCGCAAGCGCACCGTGGAGATCGAGTCAAGAGGGGGATGA
- the pilM gene encoding type IV pilus assembly protein PilM encodes MAKLYNKPLFGLDLSTTGVKAVDLERRGRTYRLRGFATEPLPSGAISDHAVVDPDAVSAAIGRARKGVKARTKFVAASVAGAAVITKKISIPAGLEESEQQSQVELEADYHLPAGIESMYLDFQVLGPDPADEANQLEVLLVACKRDVVDGHLEAIEKAGLKASVIDVDPFAVENAFELGAPEDYLEQTVALLNIGAQVTNINVLHRGQSIFTRDHYFGGQQLVESIAESYGWQEAQAEQRLARGDLPEDYTQRVLDPFLQNLAMEIGRSLDFYASNQPEHPVDRVVVSGGCALLPGVAESLEAQLDVGVTVANPFAGMKVGGGLKRNGLEQVAPRLMVATGLALRSFDP; translated from the coding sequence ATGGCCAAGCTGTACAACAAACCCCTGTTTGGGCTCGATCTCTCCACCACCGGCGTCAAGGCCGTGGATCTGGAGCGGCGGGGCCGTACCTACCGTCTGCGCGGATTCGCCACCGAGCCCCTGCCCTCCGGGGCCATCAGTGACCACGCGGTGGTGGACCCCGACGCGGTGTCCGCCGCTATCGGCCGGGCCCGCAAGGGCGTCAAGGCGCGCACCAAGTTCGTGGCCGCCAGCGTAGCGGGTGCCGCCGTGATCACCAAGAAGATTTCCATCCCCGCCGGGCTGGAGGAGTCCGAGCAGCAGTCCCAGGTGGAGCTGGAGGCCGACTACCACCTGCCGGCGGGCATCGAGTCCATGTACCTGGACTTCCAGGTGCTCGGCCCGGATCCCGCCGACGAGGCGAACCAGCTCGAGGTCCTGCTGGTGGCCTGCAAGCGGGACGTGGTGGACGGCCATCTGGAGGCCATCGAGAAGGCGGGCCTGAAGGCCTCCGTGATCGATGTGGACCCCTTCGCCGTGGAGAACGCCTTCGAGCTCGGCGCCCCCGAGGACTATCTGGAGCAGACGGTGGCCCTGCTGAACATCGGGGCACAGGTGACCAACATCAACGTGCTCCATCGCGGCCAGTCCATCTTCACGCGCGACCACTACTTCGGCGGCCAGCAGCTCGTGGAGTCCATCGCCGAGTCCTACGGCTGGCAGGAGGCCCAGGCCGAGCAGCGCTTGGCCCGCGGGGACCTGCCCGAGGACTACACCCAGCGCGTCCTGGACCCCTTCCTGCAGAACCTGGCCATGGAGATTGGCCGCAGTCTGGATTTCTATGCCTCCAACCAGCCCGAGCACCCGGTGGACCGGGTAGTGGTTTCCGGGGGCTGCGCCCTCCTGCCCGGGGTGGCCGAAAGCCTGGAGGCGCAGCTCGACGTCGGGGTGACCGTCGCCAACCCCTTCGCGGGGATGAAGGTGGGGGGGGGCCTCAAGCGTAACGGCCTGGAGCAGGTGGCGCCCCGGCTGATGGTGGCAACCGGCCTCGCCCTGCGGAGCTTCGACCCGTGA
- a CDS encoding shikimate kinase, with the protein MHECGPDKPFLVGPMGSGKSTVGRALAHRLGVELVDLDAVIAERAGCAIPEIFAAEGEAGFRDREQAALEEVVARPGPLVVATGGGVVLREANRRTMAANGTVVYLRADVETLLERTAGDANRPLLQVDDPRAKLEALQAEREPLYRQAHLIVDTPGRTAQEVAEEILARLDSADPGAVD; encoded by the coding sequence ATGCATGAATGTGGGCCGGACAAGCCTTTCTTGGTGGGCCCCATGGGCTCGGGCAAGTCCACCGTGGGCCGGGCTCTGGCCCACCGCCTGGGGGTCGAGCTGGTGGACCTGGACGCCGTCATCGCGGAACGGGCCGGCTGCGCCATCCCGGAGATCTTCGCCGCCGAGGGCGAGGCGGGCTTCCGCGACCGCGAGCAGGCGGCGCTGGAGGAGGTGGTTGCCCGCCCCGGGCCCCTGGTGGTGGCCACCGGCGGCGGGGTGGTGCTGCGGGAGGCCAATCGCCGGACCATGGCGGCGAACGGCACCGTGGTCTATCTGCGCGCCGACGTGGAGACTCTGCTGGAGCGAACGGCCGGGGACGCCAACCGTCCCCTGCTGCAGGTGGACGACCCCCGGGCGAAGCTGGAGGCCCTGCAGGCCGAGCGCGAGCCCCTCTACCGCCAGGCCCACCTGATTGTGGACACCCCCGGCCGCACCGCCCAGGAGGTGGCCGAGGAAATCCTCGCCCGCCTGGATTCCGCCGATCCGGGCGCGGTAGACTAG